A DNA window from Desulfovibrio desulfuricans DSM 642 contains the following coding sequences:
- the fliO gene encoding flagellar biosynthetic protein FliO, whose amino-acid sequence MASLPVLLAAADSGLSGSAVRGVVTSGSQGSAAAVPPGLEQTVAAAAEQMLHGLDMAAQAAQSVGIATEQAAASLAEPASTLGQSSFSWGSYIQAVGILFLLVAVLWLAVWLARRFGKFNFLPRPGALPRDALVMEAQLPLGPRKGLMVVRFLNRRLLLGVTDQQITLLTEEQAQHEPENADFKQIMEEARRGAGGS is encoded by the coding sequence TTGGCTAGCCTGCCTGTGCTGCTAGCTGCCGCAGATAGCGGCCTTTCGGGCAGCGCCGTGCGCGGCGTAGTCACTTCTGGCTCGCAAGGGTCTGCGGCAGCGGTGCCGCCGGGGCTGGAACAGACAGTGGCTGCCGCAGCCGAGCAGATGCTGCACGGGCTGGACATGGCCGCGCAGGCCGCGCAAAGCGTGGGCATTGCTACGGAGCAGGCCGCTGCCTCGCTGGCGGAACCGGCTTCAACGCTTGGGCAGTCGTCCTTTTCGTGGGGCAGCTACATACAGGCCGTGGGCATTCTGTTTTTGCTGGTGGCCGTGCTGTGGCTGGCCGTATGGCTGGCGCGGCGTTTCGGCAAGTTCAATTTTCTGCCGCGTCCGGGGGCGCTTCCGCGCGATGCCCTGGTCATGGAGGCCCAGCTTCCGCTTGGGCCGCGCAAAGGCTTGATGGTGGTACGCTTCTTGAATAGAAGGTTGCTGCTGGGCGTTACCGACCAGCAGATTACCCTTCTGACCGAGGAGCAGGCACAGCATGAGCCAGAGAACGCCGATTTCAAACAGATCATGGAAGAAGCCCGTCGCGGCGCTGGCGGCAGCTAG